The following proteins come from a genomic window of Astatotilapia calliptera chromosome 11, fAstCal1.2, whole genome shotgun sequence:
- the pi4kb gene encoding phosphatidylinositol 4-kinase beta isoform X1 has protein sequence MMEDAELDLSPAHSDQNSPSPSISSSPSLSLPSTPSSSCGPPQATTPPLGVINEGVAELSLVIDAEVAQRACQEVLQKVKLRQVDSDSTLSQSEEGPDAPPSDPEGPAPGSVKSARRRQRHNPSKQSWLLRLFESKLFDVSMAISYLHNSKEPGVQAYIGNRLFSFPHEEVDFYLPQLLNMYIHMDEDVGDAIKPYVVHRCRQSISFSLQCAWLLGAYSSDMHISTQRHSRGTKLRKLILSDELKPAGPRVRRDPLALTPFCPAAPPTVSPGPLGGDHSLSPTKRTHQRSKSDATVSISLSSNLKRTASNPKVETSQDEDCSSSSDSLEFDSRPPVRLAPQREFIKSLMGIGKRLATLPTKEQKTQRLISELSLLNHKLPARVWLPTSAFDHHVVRVPHTQAVVLNSKDKAPYLIYVEVLECENFETSSVPIRIPENRIRSTRSVENLPDCGMTPEQRAGSFSVVPNYDNDDEAWSVDDIGELQVELPETHTNSCDNISQFSVDSITSLESKEPVFIAAGDIRRRLSEQLAQAPTTFKRDPEDPSAVALKEPWEEKVRRIREGSPYGHLPTWRLLSVIVKCGDDLRQELLAFQVLRQLQSIWEQERVPLWIKPYKILVLSADSGMIEPVVNAVSLHQVKKQSQLSLLDYFLQEHGAPTTEAFLTAQRNFVQSCAGYSLICYLLQVKDRHNGNILLDAEGHIIHIDFGFILSSSPRNLGFETSAFKLTAEFVDVMGGPDGDMFNYYKMLMLQGLIAARKHMERVLQIVEIMQQGSQLPCFHGSSTMRALKERFHMSLTEEQLQLLIDQLVDGSMRSLTTKLYDGFQYLTNGIM, from the exons ATGATGGAGGATGCTGAGCTGGATCTTTCCCCCGCCCACTCGGATCAGAACAGCCCCTCgccctccatctcctcctcgcCCTCGCTGTCTCTTCCCTCCACGCCGTCCTCTTCCTGCGGCCCCCCACAGGCTACTACCCCTCCCCTGGGCGTGATCAACGAGGGAGTGGCTGAGCTCAGCCTGGTGATTGATGCCGAGGTAGCCCAGCGGGCGTGTCAGGAAGTGCTGCAGAAGGTGAAGCTGCGTCAGGTGGATTCCGACAGCACCTTATCACAGAGCGAGGAGGGACCAGATGCGCCGCCGTCCGACCCAGAGGGCCCGGCGCCAGGCTCAGTCAAGAGCGCGCGGCGGCGGCAGAGACACAACCCCTCCAAACAGTCGTGGCTGCTGCGCCTGTTCGAGTCCAAGCTGTTTGACGTCTCCATGGCGATCTCCTACCTGCACAACTCTAAGGAGCCTGGCGTGCAGGCCTACATCGGTAACCGCCTGTTCAGCTTCCCGCACGAGGAGGTCGACTTCTACCTGCCGCAGCTGCTCAACATGTACATCCACATGGACGAGGACGTCGGTGACGCCATCAAACCCTATGTG GTGCATCGTTGCAGGCAGAGCATCTCCTTCAGCCTGCAGTGTGCCTGGTTGCTCGGCGCTTACTCGTCCGACATGCACATTTCCACGCAGCGCCACTCCCGGGGAACCAAGCTGAGGAAGCTCATCCTGTCCGACGAACTGAAGCCCGCCGGGCCGCGGGTCCGCAGGGACCCCCTCGCCCTGACGCCGTTCTGTCCCGCGGCGCCGCCCACCGTCAGCCCCGGGCCCCTGGGAGGAGATCACAGCCTATCGCCCACAAAGAGGACGCATCAACGCTCCAAGTCGGACGCCACGGTCAGCATCAGCCTGAGCAGCAACCTGAAGAGGACGGCGAGCAATCCGAAGGTGGAAACCAGCCAAGACGAG GACTGCAGCTCCAGCTCCGACAGTCTGGAGTTCGATTCCCGTCCC CCGGTGCGCCTGGCCCCTCAGAGGGAGTTCATCAAGTCTCTGATGGGCATCGGGAAGCGTCTCGCCACGCTGCCCACCAAAGAGCAGAAGACGCAGCGTTTGATCTCCGAGCTGTCGCTGCTCAACCACAAGCTGCCGGCCCGCGTATGGCTGCCGACCTCCGCCTTCGACCACCACGTGGTGCGAGTGCCGCACACTCAGGCCGTGGTGCTCAACTCTAAAGACAAG GCGCCGTACCTGATCTATGTGGAGGTTCTGGAGTGTGAGAACTTTGAGACGTCCAGCGTTCCCATTCGGATCCCAGAGAACCGGATCAGGAGCACGCGTTCTGTGGAGAACCTGCCAGACTGCGGCATGACGCCGGAACAGCGAGCCGGCAGCTTCTCGGTCGTTCCGAACTATGACAACGACGACGAGGCGTGGTCCGTGGACGACATCGGAGAGCTGCAGGTGGAG CTCCCGGAGACTCACACCAACAGCTGTGATAACATCAGCCAGTTCTCGGTGGACAGCATCACCAGCCTGGAGAGCAAAGAGCCCGTGTTCATCGCCGCCGGAGACATCAG GCGGCGTCTCTCAGAGCAGCTCGCCCAGGCCCCCACCACCTTCAAACGGGACCCTGAGGACCCGTCGGCGGTGGCGTTGAAGGAGCCGTGGGAGGAGAAAGTCAG GAGGATCAGGGAGGGCTCTCCGTACGGACACCTGCCCACCTGGAGGCTCCTGTCTGTCATTGTAAAGTGTGGAGACGACCTGCGGCAGGAGCTGCTCGCTTTCCAGGTGCTGCGGCAGCTGCAG TCGATCTGGGAGCAGGAGCGCGTGCCGCTGTGGATCAAGCCGTATAAGATCCTGGTGCTGTCGGCGGACAGCGGCATGATCGAGCCCGTGGTGAacgccgtgtcactgcaccagGTGAAGAAGCAGAGTCAGCTGTCGCTGCTCGACTACTTCCTGCAGGAGCACGGCGCGCCCACCACCGAGGCCTTTCTCACGGCGCAGAGGAACTTCGTGCAGAGCTGCGCCGGCTACAGCCTCATCTGCTACCTGCTGCAGGTCAAAGACAG GCACAACGGGAACATCCTGCTGGACGCCGAAGGCCACATCATCCACATCGACTTCGGCTTCATCCTGTCCAGCTCGCCCAGAAACCTCGGCTTTGAGACGTCCGCCTTCAAGCTAACCGCGGAGTTTGTGGAC GTGATGGGCGGGCCTGATGGCGACATGTTTAACTACTACAAGATGCTGATGCTCCAGGGCCTGATCGCAGCCAGGAAGCACATGGAGCGCGTGCTGCAGATTGTGGAGATCATGCAGCAAG GCTCCCAGCTGCCCTGCTTCCACGGCTCGAGCACCATGCGCGCCCTGAAGGAGCGCTTCCACATGAGCCTGACGGaggagcagctgcagctgctcatCGATCAGCTGGTGGACGGCTCCATGAGGTCGCTCACCACCAAACTTTACGACGGCTTCCAGTACCTCACCAACGGCATCATGTGA
- the pi4kb gene encoding phosphatidylinositol 4-kinase beta isoform X2 — protein sequence MMEDAELDLSPAHSDQNSPSPSISSSPSLSLPSTPSSSCGPPQATTPPLGVINEGVAELSLVIDAEVAQRACQEVLQKVKLRQVDSDSTLSQSEEGPDAPPSDPEGPAPGSVKSARRRQRHNPSKQSWLLRLFESKLFDVSMAISYLHNSKEPGVQAYIGNRLFSFPHEEVDFYLPQLLNMYIHMDEDVGDAIKPYVVHRCRQSISFSLQCAWLLGAYSSDMHISTQRHSRGTKLRKLILSDELKPAGPRVRRDPLALTPFCPAAPPTVSPGPLGGDHSLSPTKRTHQRSKSDATVSISLSSNLKRTASNPKVETSQDEPVRLAPQREFIKSLMGIGKRLATLPTKEQKTQRLISELSLLNHKLPARVWLPTSAFDHHVVRVPHTQAVVLNSKDKAPYLIYVEVLECENFETSSVPIRIPENRIRSTRSVENLPDCGMTPEQRAGSFSVVPNYDNDDEAWSVDDIGELQVELPETHTNSCDNISQFSVDSITSLESKEPVFIAAGDIRRRLSEQLAQAPTTFKRDPEDPSAVALKEPWEEKVRRIREGSPYGHLPTWRLLSVIVKCGDDLRQELLAFQVLRQLQSIWEQERVPLWIKPYKILVLSADSGMIEPVVNAVSLHQVKKQSQLSLLDYFLQEHGAPTTEAFLTAQRNFVQSCAGYSLICYLLQVKDRHNGNILLDAEGHIIHIDFGFILSSSPRNLGFETSAFKLTAEFVDVMGGPDGDMFNYYKMLMLQGLIAARKHMERVLQIVEIMQQGSQLPCFHGSSTMRALKERFHMSLTEEQLQLLIDQLVDGSMRSLTTKLYDGFQYLTNGIM from the exons ATGATGGAGGATGCTGAGCTGGATCTTTCCCCCGCCCACTCGGATCAGAACAGCCCCTCgccctccatctcctcctcgcCCTCGCTGTCTCTTCCCTCCACGCCGTCCTCTTCCTGCGGCCCCCCACAGGCTACTACCCCTCCCCTGGGCGTGATCAACGAGGGAGTGGCTGAGCTCAGCCTGGTGATTGATGCCGAGGTAGCCCAGCGGGCGTGTCAGGAAGTGCTGCAGAAGGTGAAGCTGCGTCAGGTGGATTCCGACAGCACCTTATCACAGAGCGAGGAGGGACCAGATGCGCCGCCGTCCGACCCAGAGGGCCCGGCGCCAGGCTCAGTCAAGAGCGCGCGGCGGCGGCAGAGACACAACCCCTCCAAACAGTCGTGGCTGCTGCGCCTGTTCGAGTCCAAGCTGTTTGACGTCTCCATGGCGATCTCCTACCTGCACAACTCTAAGGAGCCTGGCGTGCAGGCCTACATCGGTAACCGCCTGTTCAGCTTCCCGCACGAGGAGGTCGACTTCTACCTGCCGCAGCTGCTCAACATGTACATCCACATGGACGAGGACGTCGGTGACGCCATCAAACCCTATGTG GTGCATCGTTGCAGGCAGAGCATCTCCTTCAGCCTGCAGTGTGCCTGGTTGCTCGGCGCTTACTCGTCCGACATGCACATTTCCACGCAGCGCCACTCCCGGGGAACCAAGCTGAGGAAGCTCATCCTGTCCGACGAACTGAAGCCCGCCGGGCCGCGGGTCCGCAGGGACCCCCTCGCCCTGACGCCGTTCTGTCCCGCGGCGCCGCCCACCGTCAGCCCCGGGCCCCTGGGAGGAGATCACAGCCTATCGCCCACAAAGAGGACGCATCAACGCTCCAAGTCGGACGCCACGGTCAGCATCAGCCTGAGCAGCAACCTGAAGAGGACGGCGAGCAATCCGAAGGTGGAAACCAGCCAAGACGAG CCGGTGCGCCTGGCCCCTCAGAGGGAGTTCATCAAGTCTCTGATGGGCATCGGGAAGCGTCTCGCCACGCTGCCCACCAAAGAGCAGAAGACGCAGCGTTTGATCTCCGAGCTGTCGCTGCTCAACCACAAGCTGCCGGCCCGCGTATGGCTGCCGACCTCCGCCTTCGACCACCACGTGGTGCGAGTGCCGCACACTCAGGCCGTGGTGCTCAACTCTAAAGACAAG GCGCCGTACCTGATCTATGTGGAGGTTCTGGAGTGTGAGAACTTTGAGACGTCCAGCGTTCCCATTCGGATCCCAGAGAACCGGATCAGGAGCACGCGTTCTGTGGAGAACCTGCCAGACTGCGGCATGACGCCGGAACAGCGAGCCGGCAGCTTCTCGGTCGTTCCGAACTATGACAACGACGACGAGGCGTGGTCCGTGGACGACATCGGAGAGCTGCAGGTGGAG CTCCCGGAGACTCACACCAACAGCTGTGATAACATCAGCCAGTTCTCGGTGGACAGCATCACCAGCCTGGAGAGCAAAGAGCCCGTGTTCATCGCCGCCGGAGACATCAG GCGGCGTCTCTCAGAGCAGCTCGCCCAGGCCCCCACCACCTTCAAACGGGACCCTGAGGACCCGTCGGCGGTGGCGTTGAAGGAGCCGTGGGAGGAGAAAGTCAG GAGGATCAGGGAGGGCTCTCCGTACGGACACCTGCCCACCTGGAGGCTCCTGTCTGTCATTGTAAAGTGTGGAGACGACCTGCGGCAGGAGCTGCTCGCTTTCCAGGTGCTGCGGCAGCTGCAG TCGATCTGGGAGCAGGAGCGCGTGCCGCTGTGGATCAAGCCGTATAAGATCCTGGTGCTGTCGGCGGACAGCGGCATGATCGAGCCCGTGGTGAacgccgtgtcactgcaccagGTGAAGAAGCAGAGTCAGCTGTCGCTGCTCGACTACTTCCTGCAGGAGCACGGCGCGCCCACCACCGAGGCCTTTCTCACGGCGCAGAGGAACTTCGTGCAGAGCTGCGCCGGCTACAGCCTCATCTGCTACCTGCTGCAGGTCAAAGACAG GCACAACGGGAACATCCTGCTGGACGCCGAAGGCCACATCATCCACATCGACTTCGGCTTCATCCTGTCCAGCTCGCCCAGAAACCTCGGCTTTGAGACGTCCGCCTTCAAGCTAACCGCGGAGTTTGTGGAC GTGATGGGCGGGCCTGATGGCGACATGTTTAACTACTACAAGATGCTGATGCTCCAGGGCCTGATCGCAGCCAGGAAGCACATGGAGCGCGTGCTGCAGATTGTGGAGATCATGCAGCAAG GCTCCCAGCTGCCCTGCTTCCACGGCTCGAGCACCATGCGCGCCCTGAAGGAGCGCTTCCACATGAGCCTGACGGaggagcagctgcagctgctcatCGATCAGCTGGTGGACGGCTCCATGAGGTCGCTCACCACCAAACTTTACGACGGCTTCCAGTACCTCACCAACGGCATCATGTGA